In a genomic window of Thermoanaerobaculales bacterium:
- a CDS encoding M20/M25/M40 family metallo-hydrolase, which produces MRRLIPVGAVLLTLVAPVSADGPAGRPAQPAATDYVFQEPVEAPAEPLAAAVTGIRAPALAAHIGFLASPSLDGRGLGSRGLDAAVDYVAASLALAGVAAPEGGEPACAGAAAGRFQVVPLREITGQEGSVTVVRQTGDRTWSRSFAAGVDCLLPYMEPQSITAPVVFAGWGIREPEVGHDDYRGLDVRGKAVLLLAGVPPSDHWQSKELLGRWNDDDTDNRYLARLEAARALGAVAVLAVERDDWGTKLEDGSELMRRFFLPFHAGAAGDGEPRLAVVSAGVAEALLGAPPSTGDALAGSPRGPLAGVTVTISASGRERHLDSRNVLGVVPGSDPALGGEVVMIGAHLDHLGRVGDVIFPGADDNASGVAALLEIAKAFAASPVRPRRTVAFAFWTGEEEGKFGSGHYVRHPLWPLERTVYLNLDMIGHPWLPEEIAKLVADTGLSEGGELLTGMAPAEFIELGLPAGLPELDAALRRAARATGLALHLDRTDGRFGGSDYRDFARAGVPFIRFFGNFFPDYHEPGDTADALDAAQVQRVARLALATAWLLADR; this is translated from the coding sequence ATGCGACGATTGATCCCGGTTGGAGCTGTCCTCCTCACCCTCGTTGCGCCGGTCTCCGCCGACGGCCCAGCCGGCCGGCCCGCGCAGCCGGCGGCCACGGACTACGTGTTCCAGGAGCCGGTCGAGGCGCCTGCCGAGCCGCTTGCCGCGGCCGTGACCGGGATCAGGGCCCCTGCGCTGGCCGCCCACATCGGCTTCCTGGCCTCGCCGAGCCTCGACGGGCGTGGCCTCGGCAGCCGTGGGCTGGACGCGGCGGTCGACTACGTCGCGGCCTCGCTCGCCCTGGCCGGGGTGGCGGCGCCGGAGGGAGGTGAACCGGCGTGCGCCGGCGCCGCCGCCGGCCGTTTCCAGGTCGTGCCGCTGCGCGAGATCACCGGGCAGGAGGGCAGCGTGACCGTCGTCCGGCAGACCGGCGACCGGACCTGGAGTCGGTCGTTCGCGGCCGGGGTCGATTGCCTGCTGCCCTACATGGAGCCGCAGAGCATCACGGCGCCGGTGGTCTTCGCCGGCTGGGGCATCCGCGAGCCGGAAGTCGGCCACGACGACTACCGTGGCCTCGACGTCCGGGGCAAGGCCGTCCTGCTGCTCGCCGGCGTGCCCCCCTCCGACCACTGGCAGTCCAAGGAGCTGCTGGGCCGCTGGAACGACGACGACACCGACAACCGGTACCTGGCGCGGCTCGAGGCGGCACGCGCGCTCGGGGCGGTGGCGGTGCTGGCCGTCGAGCGCGACGACTGGGGAACGAAGCTCGAGGACGGCAGCGAGCTGATGCGCCGCTTCTTCCTGCCGTTCCATGCGGGCGCGGCGGGCGACGGCGAGCCGCGGCTGGCGGTGGTCTCGGCCGGGGTGGCCGAGGCGCTGCTGGGCGCCCCGCCCTCGACCGGCGACGCGCTCGCTGGCTCGCCGCGCGGGCCGCTGGCGGGGGTCACCGTGACCATCAGCGCGAGCGGGAGAGAGCGCCACCTCGACAGCCGCAACGTGCTCGGCGTGGTTCCGGGCAGCGACCCCGCGCTCGGCGGCGAGGTGGTGATGATCGGCGCCCACCTCGACCACCTGGGCCGGGTGGGCGACGTGATCTTCCCCGGCGCCGACGACAACGCCTCCGGTGTGGCGGCGCTGCTCGAGATCGCGAAGGCGTTCGCCGCGAGCCCGGTTCGGCCGCGGCGCACCGTGGCCTTCGCCTTCTGGACCGGCGAGGAGGAGGGCAAGTTCGGCTCCGGCCACTACGTCCGCCACCCGCTGTGGCCGCTCGAGCGGACGGTCTACCTCAACCTCGACATGATCGGCCACCCCTGGCTGCCCGAGGAGATCGCGAAGCTGGTGGCCGACACCGGCCTTTCCGAGGGTGGTGAGCTCCTGACCGGGATGGCGCCGGCCGAGTTCATCGAGCTCGGGCTGCCGGCCGGCCTGCCGGAGCTCGACGCGGCGCTCCGCCGCGCGGCCCGCGCGACCGGCCTCGCCCTGCACCTCGACCGCACCGACGGCAGGTTCGGCGGCAGCGACTACCGCGACTTCGCCCGCGCCGGGGTCCCCTTCATCCGCTTCTTCGGGAACTTCTTCCCGGACTATCA